A DNA window from Coffea arabica cultivar ET-39 chromosome 6c, Coffea Arabica ET-39 HiFi, whole genome shotgun sequence contains the following coding sequences:
- the LOC140008831 gene encoding uncharacterized protein, whose translation MAKAYDRVSWLHLIGVLRKFGFGERFIDMVWRLISNVWFSVMINGTAHGFFKSCRGLRQGDPLSPALFVIGAEVLSRGLNNLAAQSSFLGFTVPQGCPGVTHLAFADDVLILANGSATTLRRVMRVLQAYQRSSGQMLNAHKSGYLVHPSLSVARRRVIERIKGFSRQVFPTRYLGFPLYIGRFSDRVVSLDYLHARKVLSGNSSLPSGVQAISFSDLEADAGCQPTGRTLHVVAGSGWVVSFLGRWNAQLLSQVLPRDIIAVVLSKSIPNEQSADEVVWMPATSGKFSLASAYQELPNVDVVLIQRPSLLNMSFRRDRLPRQSGGFLRGCVASQVQLLTSGPASPLGGWPRLARSDGRLFFILCRVSSVGIFERRGTVQFLKVFSRNPAPFVRLSFRRPRFCLKFSLRNGLRPSHSCSYGNGHPSHEGAFFGQTSSLHAEALALLTGLRICGQKGVTDVSIQLDSQVLVGILQHRLQCSWHVRGEVRQIWSLVRDPSRFSHCFREANKVADALANVGVAHPHQDVQLYEHWSDWPRLARGGVSLDSMGVPSFRMVRNS comes from the exons ATGGCCAAGGCCTATGATCGGGTTTCCTGGCTCCATTTGATTGGGGTATTGAGGAAGTTTGGATTTGGCGAACGTTTCATTGACATGGTTTGGCGTCTGATTTCAAACGTCTGGTTTTCAGTTATGATCAATGGGACGGCACACGGCTTTTTCAAGTCCTGTAGGGGACTCCGTCAGGGGGACCCGCTATCCCCTGCACTATTTGTTATCGGAGCAGAGGTCCTCTCACGAGGGCTGAATAATCTGGCGGCCCAGTCATCTTTTTTGGGATTTACGGTTCCTCAAGGTTGCCCGGGGGTAACCCATTTGGCGTTTGCGGATGATGTGTTAATCCTTGCTAATGGGTCTGCAACAACCCTTCGTCGGGTTATGAGGGTACTACAGGCGTATCAGCGGTCTTCTGGGCAAATGCTCAATGCACACAAAAGTGGATATTTGGTCCACCCCTCCCTGTCCGTGGCTCGTCGTAGGGTAATTGAGCGGATTAAGGGTTTCTCGCGCCAGGTTTTCCCCACCCGCTACTTAGGATTCCCTTTGTACATTGGCAGGT TTTCGGACAGGGTCGTCTCTCTGGACTACCTTCATGCGCGCAAAGTATTGTCGGGGAATTCATCCTTGCCAAGCGGAGTGCAAGCCATTAGTTTCAGCGATTTGGAGGCGGATGCAGGATGTCAGCCGACAGGTCGAACTCTCCATGTTGTGGCTGGTTCAGGATGGGTCGTGTCATTTTTG GGTCGCTGGAATGCCCAGCTTCTGTCTCAGGTGCTCCCAAGGGATATTATTGCTGTGGTGCTGAGTAAGTCGATTCCCAATGAACAAAGTGCGGATGAGGTAGTATGGATGCCGGCAACATCTGGCAAGTTCTCCTTAGCTTCGGCCTATCAGGAG CTTCCAAATGTCGATGTTGTTCTCATCCAGCGGCCGAGTCTTTTGAACATGTCTTTTCGACGGGACAGGTTGCCGAGGCAGTCTGGGGGTTTTTTGAGGGGTTGTGTGGCATCTCAAGTTCAGCTCCTTACGTCCGGGCCCGCCTCGCCTCTTGGTGGTTGGCCTCGCCTAGCTCGAAGCGACGGAAGGCTGTTTTTCATATTATGCCGAGTCTCATCTGTTGGCATCTTTGAAAGGCGAGGAACCGTGCAGTTTTTGAAGGTATTCAGCCGCAATCCAGCTCCGTTTGTCAGGCTATCTTTCAGGAGGCCAAGGTTTTGCTTGAAATTCAGCTTAAGGAACGGGTTGCGGCCTAGTCATTCTTGCAGTTATGGGAATGGGCATCCCAGTCACGAAGGAG CTTTCTTCGGCCAGACGTCTAGTCTTCATGCCGAAGCCCTTGCTCTCTTGACAGGTCTCCGGATATGTGGTCAAAAGGGGGTTACAGATGTGAGCATCCAGTTGGATTCTCAGGTCTTGGTGGGAATTCTTCAACATCGTTTGCAGTGTTCGTGGCATGTTCGTGGGGAGGTCCGGCAGATTTGGAGCCTGGTTAGGGACCCTTCTAGGTTTTCTCATTGTTTCAGGGAAGCAAATAAGGTAGCAGATGCGTTGGCTAATGTAGGTGTAGCTCACCCTCATCAAGATGTTCAGCTCTATGAGCACTGGAGTGACTGGCCGCGGCTGGCCCGTGGTGGTGTTAGCCTCGATAGCATGGGGGTCCCTTCCTTTAGGATGGTGCGAAACTCCTAA